A genomic segment from Pseudomonadota bacterium encodes:
- a CDS encoding GDP-L-fucose synthase: MQKNDKIYVAGHRGLVGSALVAGLRREGYDNLLLPSRTELDLTRQPAVETFFAREKPDYVFLAAAKVGGIYANLTQSADFIYENLMIQTNVLRAAALNQVKKLIFLGSSCIYPRLAAQPIREEYLLNGPLEPTNSAYAVAKIAGIEMCNSFNQQYGTNFVPVMPTNLYGPNDNYDLLSSHVLPALIRKFHLAKLAAAGNAAALAADERRYGVIPDAFYANLRRIAAAHGRRLPFREGDAVGNAPLAKTTAVELWGSGQPRREFLYVDDLASALLFVMNEYEARELLNIGSGVEHSIRELAEIVREIVGYTGGIVFDATHPDGMPRKLLDSSRLHGFGWRPRFTLKEGIHAAYASYLKGT; this comes from the coding sequence ATGCAAAAAAACGATAAGATCTATGTCGCCGGACATCGCGGTCTGGTGGGCTCGGCTCTGGTCGCGGGCCTGCGGCGGGAGGGCTACGACAACCTTCTGCTGCCTTCCCGGACTGAGCTCGACCTGACCCGGCAGCCGGCGGTGGAGACTTTTTTCGCCCGGGAAAAACCCGATTATGTTTTTCTGGCCGCGGCCAAGGTGGGTGGAATCTATGCCAACCTGACCCAGTCGGCTGATTTCATCTACGAAAATCTGATGATTCAGACCAATGTGCTGCGGGCGGCGGCGCTCAACCAGGTCAAAAAACTGATTTTTTTGGGCAGCTCCTGTATTTATCCGCGTCTGGCGGCCCAGCCGATCCGAGAGGAATATCTGCTCAACGGTCCTCTGGAACCGACCAATTCCGCCTATGCGGTCGCCAAGATTGCCGGCATAGAGATGTGCAACTCTTTTAACCAGCAGTACGGAACCAATTTCGTCCCCGTGATGCCGACCAATCTGTATGGTCCCAACGATAATTACGATCTTTTGAGTTCCCATGTTTTACCGGCCCTGATCCGTAAGTTTCATCTTGCGAAGTTGGCGGCGGCCGGCAATGCCGCAGCCCTGGCGGCGGATGAAAGGCGATATGGGGTGATTCCCGATGCTTTCTATGCCAATCTGCGGCGCATCGCCGCGGCGCATGGGCGCAGGCTCCCTTTTCGAGAGGGGGACGCCGTCGGCAACGCGCCGCTTGCCAAGACGACGGCGGTCGAGCTCTGGGGTAGCGGGCAGCCGCGGCGGGAATTTTTATATGTTGATGATCTGGCCTCGGCCCTGCTCTTTGTGATGAACGAGTATGAAGCACGAGAACTGCTTAACATCGGCAGTGGGGTTGAGCATTCTATTCGCGAACTGGCGGAAATTGTTCGGGAAATCGTCGGTTATACCGGGGGGATTGTTTTTGACGCCACCCATCCGGACGGCATGCCGCGCAAGTTGCTGGATTCCAGTCGTCTGCATGGTTTCGGCTGGCGGCCGCGGTTTACACTTAAGGAAGGGATTCATGCGGCCTACGCGAGTTATCTTAAAGGAACTTGA
- a CDS encoding hydrogenase gives MYQEFVSRFKQGYRTIKFPEGKPPLLPPHFRGRLLFALDKCEAGCRICAEVCPVGAIDVENKSLDMGKCLFCTDCMTACPREAISFSEDYRLAVRRREDLQVTAEQMEIRLATELDRRLKKLFGRSLKLRQVSAGGCNACEADVNVLCTIGWDLGRFGIQFVASPRHADGLLITGPVTKNMELALKKTWEAVPEPKIVIVVGACAIGGGPYRGHEQVNDGAGFLLPVDLYIPGCPPHPLTILDGLLRLVGRIKGRQKK, from the coding sequence ATGTATCAGGAATTCGTCTCCCGTTTCAAACAGGGCTATCGTACCATCAAGTTTCCGGAAGGGAAGCCTCCGCTGCTGCCGCCGCATTTTCGCGGACGCCTATTGTTTGCCCTGGATAAATGTGAGGCCGGCTGTCGGATTTGTGCGGAGGTTTGTCCGGTGGGAGCGATCGACGTCGAAAACAAAAGCCTGGATATGGGCAAATGTCTTTTCTGCACCGATTGCATGACGGCCTGTCCTCGGGAAGCCATCTCTTTTTCCGAGGATTACCGACTCGCGGTTCGTCGGCGCGAGGATTTGCAGGTCACGGCTGAACAGATGGAAATCCGGTTGGCGACCGAGCTGGATCGGCGTCTGAAAAAGCTTTTCGGCCGCTCCCTGAAACTGCGCCAGGTCAGTGCGGGTGGTTGTAACGCCTGCGAAGCGGATGTGAACGTGTTATGTACGATCGGTTGGGATTTGGGGCGTTTTGGGATTCAGTTCGTGGCCTCTCCCCGGCATGCCGACGGCCTTCTGATTACCGGCCCCGTTACGAAAAACATGGAACTGGCCCTGAAAAAAACCTGGGAGGCGGTGCCGGAGCCGAAAATCGTGATTGTGGTCGGGGCCTGCGCGATTGGTGGGGGGCCTTACCGGGGGCATGAGCAGGTTAATGACGGCGCCGGTTTCCTCTTGCCGGTTGATCTGTATATTCCCGGCTGTCCGCCGCATCCACTGACGATTCTGGACGGTCTGTTGCGACTGGTCGGCAGAATCAAGGGCCGGCAAAAAAAATAG
- a CDS encoding hydrogenase has translation MSTKLATIANGGVVSLKDIPGLAVDDFMQTISAAVERGQRVSALFAAPSPSEANTILYVVLADDEDNHLYVGRSEVTETSFPSLASNCHQVQLFEREIAEQFGLKARSHPWFKPVRYRPSWTGRDAWERPAGEPILPAVGDFYRIAGDQVHEVAVGPVHAGVIEPGHFRFQCHGEEVFHLEIALGYQHRGVEEALPGGPNARTLHFMETLAGDTTIGHSLAYCQVFEGFAHIQKPVRAQALRGIALEFERLANHVGDLGALSGDVGFLPTASYCGRIRGEFLNLTAYLCGNRFGRGLIQPGGVGFDVDQSGIEELLRRLRILKKESSEAINLLWENQSVMARFEDTGRLARETAVALGIVGPAARACGLPRDVRYDHPTGIYRFAQIPISTYDSGDVLGRAYVRWLEIQQSLAFIEEQLKHLPSGKVRVTSAPLQADSLAVALCEGWRGEICHVGITDAGGSFARYKIVDPSFHNWFALAQVLRRQEISDFPLCNKSFNLSYCGHDL, from the coding sequence ATGTCGACCAAACTTGCGACCATCGCCAACGGTGGGGTTGTTTCTCTGAAGGATATCCCTGGTTTGGCGGTTGATGATTTTATGCAGACCATCAGCGCCGCGGTTGAGCGGGGCCAAAGGGTGAGCGCCCTGTTCGCTGCGCCTTCGCCGTCGGAAGCAAACACGATTCTGTACGTTGTCCTGGCCGATGATGAGGATAATCATCTCTATGTCGGCCGTAGCGAGGTGACGGAAACGAGTTTTCCCTCCCTGGCTTCGAACTGTCACCAGGTTCAGCTCTTTGAGCGGGAAATTGCCGAGCAGTTCGGCCTCAAAGCCCGGTCTCATCCCTGGTTTAAGCCGGTGCGTTACCGCCCATCCTGGACGGGCCGGGATGCCTGGGAGCGGCCGGCGGGTGAACCGATATTGCCGGCGGTCGGTGATTTTTACCGGATTGCCGGGGACCAGGTTCATGAGGTGGCGGTCGGTCCGGTTCATGCCGGCGTTATTGAACCGGGGCATTTTCGTTTTCAATGTCATGGGGAAGAGGTTTTTCATCTGGAGATCGCGCTGGGCTATCAGCATCGTGGGGTGGAAGAAGCTCTGCCCGGTGGACCGAATGCCAGAACCCTGCATTTTATGGAAACCCTGGCCGGCGATACCACGATCGGTCACAGCCTGGCTTATTGTCAGGTGTTTGAAGGTTTTGCCCATATACAAAAACCGGTGCGCGCCCAGGCCCTGCGGGGCATTGCTCTGGAATTTGAGCGGCTGGCCAATCATGTGGGCGATCTCGGCGCCTTGTCGGGAGATGTCGGTTTTTTGCCGACCGCAAGTTATTGCGGTCGCATTCGGGGTGAGTTTTTAAACCTGACCGCCTATCTTTGCGGCAATCGTTTCGGGCGGGGGCTGATTCAACCGGGCGGAGTGGGGTTTGATGTCGACCAGAGTGGGATCGAGGAATTACTGCGCCGGCTGCGCATTCTGAAAAAGGAATCGAGCGAGGCGATTAATCTTTTATGGGAGAATCAGTCGGTGATGGCCCGTTTTGAGGACACCGGTCGTCTGGCCCGGGAGACCGCCGTCGCCCTGGGAATTGTCGGGCCGGCGGCGCGCGCCTGTGGTCTGCCGCGGGATGTGCGCTACGACCATCCCACGGGGATTTATCGTTTCGCGCAGATTCCGATTTCCACTTATGACTCAGGGGATGTTCTGGGGCGGGCCTATGTTCGGTGGCTGGAAATTCAGCAGTCCCTTGCTTTTATCGAGGAACAGTTGAAACATTTGCCCTCCGGCAAGGTGAGGGTTACTTCCGCTCCGCTGCAGGCCGATTCCCTGGCGGTGGCCCTCTGCGAAGGCTGGCGGGGTGAAATTTGCCATGTCGGCATCACCGATGCGGGCGGCAGTTTCGCCCGCTACAAGATCGTCGATCCATCTTTTCACAACTGGTTTGCTCTGGCTCAGGTTTTGCGGCGGCAGGAAATTTCCGATTTTCCCTTGTGCAACAAGAGTTTCAATCTTTCCTATTGTGGGCATGATCTTTAA
- a CDS encoding hydrogenase — translation MALALILLPLAMAALAMVVTSNYWRPWLMPVTALAHTAGTVLVLIFPQWGSRTPWLVLDPVGAIILLTITLLYLFSSFYTVGYLKFRQERPNRIFVACLLAFLGLITLVAWAHHLGLLWVAIEGTTLVTAPLIYFNHTPRSIEATWKYLLVGSVGIALALLGTFFLAYSSLQGGMEATLGFTELLENGPGLAKPWLRAAFILILVGYGTKMGLAPMHTWKPDAYGEASGVVGCIFAGGITSGAFLALLRIYQIGLAAGEQQFMAKLLVFMGLFSMAVAGIFMLSQRDFKRMLAYSSVEHMGILVLGLGIGGPALFGTLLHMINNAMTKGVLFLSAGNIHRAYASKNTDQVCGALRRLPLSGALFLAGFLAITGSPPFAPFISEFSILDAAFSTGRFWAGGLFLVFLFLVFIGMGITVLRVVQGRVPTDVIGSGYRDVFLTAAPVLAFMAIVLLLGLYIPEFLQSMLNNAVSFLENRG, via the coding sequence ATGGCCCTGGCCCTGATTCTGTTACCTCTGGCCATGGCCGCTTTGGCCATGGTGGTGACCAGTAATTACTGGCGTCCCTGGCTCATGCCGGTGACGGCCTTGGCGCATACCGCCGGTACTGTTTTGGTGCTTATTTTCCCTCAGTGGGGAAGCCGGACGCCCTGGCTCGTGCTGGATCCGGTCGGAGCGATCATTCTGCTGACCATAACCCTGCTGTATCTGTTCTCGTCTTTTTACACGGTGGGCTATCTTAAATTCAGACAGGAACGGCCCAATCGCATCTTTGTTGCTTGTCTGCTGGCTTTTCTCGGGCTGATAACCCTGGTTGCCTGGGCTCACCATCTCGGACTCTTATGGGTGGCGATCGAGGGCACCACCCTGGTTACGGCTCCCCTGATCTATTTCAATCATACCCCGCGCAGTATCGAAGCCACCTGGAAATATCTGCTGGTCGGATCCGTGGGTATCGCGCTGGCCCTGTTGGGAACCTTTTTCCTGGCCTATTCCTCCCTGCAGGGAGGAATGGAAGCGACTCTGGGTTTTACCGAGCTGCTTGAGAACGGACCGGGCTTGGCGAAACCCTGGTTGCGAGCCGCGTTCATCCTGATTCTGGTTGGTTATGGGACGAAGATGGGGCTGGCTCCCATGCACACCTGGAAACCCGATGCCTATGGTGAAGCTTCCGGCGTGGTCGGTTGTATCTTTGCCGGCGGGATTACCAGCGGCGCCTTTCTCGCTTTGCTGCGGATCTATCAGATCGGTCTTGCCGCGGGGGAACAGCAATTTATGGCGAAACTGCTGGTTTTCATGGGCCTGTTTTCCATGGCGGTCGCCGGTATTTTCATGCTCAGCCAGCGTGATTTCAAACGCATGCTGGCCTATTCCAGCGTCGAGCATATGGGGATCCTGGTTCTGGGCCTGGGAATCGGCGGCCCGGCCCTGTTCGGAACCCTGCTGCATATGATCAATAATGCCATGACCAAGGGGGTCTTGTTTCTTTCGGCCGGCAATATTCACCGGGCTTACGCGAGCAAGAATACCGATCAGGTGTGCGGCGCTCTCCGGCGTCTGCCGTTATCTGGGGCTTTGTTTCTGGCCGGTTTCCTGGCGATTACCGGATCGCCTCCCTTCGCTCCCTTTATCAGTGAATTCTCGATTCTTGACGCCGCTTTCAGCACCGGGCGTTTCTGGGCCGGAGGGCTCTTCCTGGTATTTCTGTTCCTGGTCTTTATCGGCATGGGGATCACGGTTTTACGCGTGGTGCAGGGTCGAGTTCCCACGGATGTGATCGGCTCCGGTTACCGGGATGTTTTCCTGACGGCGGCGCCGGTGTTGGCTTTTATGGCAATCGTCTTGCTGCTGGGCCTGTACATTCCGGAATTTCTGCAATCCATGCTCAATAACGCCGTCAGCTTTCTGGAGAATCGAGGATGA
- a CDS encoding hydrogenase: protein MDQLMNAIFMLILALNLFALGNASIISVIRIVALQGVLMGFLPLFIHSHLSFATILASLAAISLKGIVIPAIMIKALRDVQIKREVEPIIGLLPSTIIGALVTAAVFLICGRGQVPGQSESLIIPTAITVVLVGFILLTTRLKSLTQVLGYLVLENGIYMFSLLLMEAIPLVVEMGMLLDLFVSIFIVSIITNQINRTFSSLDTRHLSSLKE from the coding sequence ATGGATCAGTTAATGAATGCGATTTTCATGCTCATTCTGGCGCTTAATCTTTTTGCCCTCGGCAACGCGAGCATCATTTCGGTGATTCGCATCGTGGCTTTACAGGGGGTGCTGATGGGGTTTTTACCTCTGTTCATCCATTCGCATCTCTCCTTTGCCACAATTCTGGCTTCACTGGCGGCCATTTCCCTGAAGGGGATCGTTATTCCCGCAATTATGATCAAAGCTCTGCGCGATGTGCAGATCAAACGGGAAGTTGAACCCATTATCGGTTTGCTGCCGTCGACGATCATCGGCGCCCTGGTGACGGCGGCGGTATTTCTGATCTGCGGGCGCGGGCAGGTGCCGGGACAGTCTGAGTCGCTTATTATTCCAACCGCGATCACGGTCGTCCTGGTGGGGTTTATTCTGTTGACGACCAGGCTGAAATCATTGACTCAGGTGCTGGGTTATCTGGTGCTGGAAAACGGCATCTATATGTTCAGCCTGCTGCTGATGGAGGCGATTCCACTGGTCGTGGAAATGGGGATGCTGCTCGACCTTTTTGTCAGTATTTTCATTGTTTCAATCATTACCAACCAAATCAATCGCACGTTTTCCTCTTTGGATACGCGCCATCTTTCTTCTCTTAAGGAGTAA
- a CDS encoding hydrogenase, which yields MINLPVHLFLLLVLPPILLGVVNKTKAFLAGRKGAPFFQFYYDLFKLMRKGLVLSGTTTWVFQAGPIITLIAVLAAAVLIPLGSSPALVSFTGDFLLFAYLFGLARFFTTAAALDTGSAFEGMGASREVTFAVLTEPAMFFAFLVLAKLSGSLSLAGMLHDPEVSLFHRGSAASIVMIALGFYIVFLAENSRIPVDDPNTHLELTMIHEVMVLDHSGPLLGLIEYASSLKFMVLGSVFLNLVLPAASGKIWLDWLIFITGLLGLAVSVGVIESIMARLRMSRVPSLLIVSVLLCGSAFVVLLR from the coding sequence ATGATCAATCTGCCGGTGCATCTGTTTCTCTTGTTGGTTTTACCGCCAATTTTACTGGGAGTGGTCAATAAAACTAAAGCTTTTTTGGCCGGACGTAAAGGCGCTCCTTTTTTTCAGTTTTACTATGATCTTTTCAAGCTTATGCGTAAGGGTTTGGTTCTGAGCGGAACCACCACCTGGGTTTTTCAGGCCGGCCCGATTATCACGCTGATCGCGGTGCTGGCCGCCGCCGTCCTGATTCCGCTCGGCAGTTCTCCGGCCCTGGTCTCCTTTACCGGGGATTTTCTCCTGTTTGCCTACCTTTTCGGCCTGGCCCGGTTTTTTACGACCGCCGCCGCCCTGGATACCGGTTCAGCCTTTGAAGGTATGGGGGCTTCCCGTGAGGTGACGTTCGCGGTCCTGACCGAGCCCGCGATGTTTTTTGCTTTTTTGGTGCTGGCCAAACTTTCCGGCTCACTTTCTCTTGCCGGCATGCTGCACGATCCAGAGGTTTCTCTTTTTCATCGGGGCAGTGCGGCTTCAATCGTCATGATCGCCCTGGGTTTTTATATTGTCTTCCTGGCCGAGAACAGCCGTATTCCGGTGGATGACCCCAATACCCATCTTGAATTGACCATGATCCATGAAGTTATGGTGCTTGATCACAGTGGGCCTCTGCTGGGCCTGATTGAATATGCCTCGTCGTTAAAGTTCATGGTTCTCGGTTCCGTTTTTCTTAATCTCGTGCTGCCGGCAGCTTCCGGAAAAATCTGGCTGGACTGGCTGATCTTTATCACCGGTTTGCTTGGGCTTGCGGTTTCGGTCGGGGTTATCGAATCGATCATGGCCCGCCTGCGGATGTCGAGAGTGCCGTCCTTATTGATCGTCTCCGTTCTTTTATGCGGTTCGGCCTTTGTGGTTTTGTTGAGGTGA
- a CDS encoding hydrogenase yields MNFFLLNLALILVAGSGVPGLFLPRTSVWGERSAVFLLGLGALSGLIGSGRVFFLSAFSTAHAFPWPPAGGSCLGLDALSAFFLVPIFVMGFLGAVFGLGYWPQQKNQHNASGLRCFWGTLLAGMALLVVSTHALAFLLGWEVMALSAFFLVTTEDELEECRKSGLVYLLATHFGTLVLFGLFIFWRHLTGSFAFFSPALGSVSRLQSHILFFLAFVGFGLKAGIMPLHFWLPGAHANAPSHVSAVLSGVMLKIGLYGLIRILSLLPDPPALWGWFILAAGALSGLLGVIFALAQHDLKRLLAYHSVENIGIILLGLGLAMLGRSYGRPEWIMLGMAGCLLHIWNHSLFKSLLFLGSGAIVHATHTRRIDQLGGLAQRLPWTAVLFLIGAVAICGLPPLNGFVSEFFVYLGVFKTFMVPGNSGLMVGVAAPVLAMIGALAIACFVKVYGAVFLGTPRSPAAASAPEAPGVMLASMLVLAGLCLVLGLAPGLMVPVLEQAIAAWLPVSLSTYSPTLAGLIPFSAISWSAFLLLSLVLLPVLCFRRCRKPWSRRKVVTWDCGYAAPTARMQYTASSFARTLLGLFVWVLKPEVRGPEIRGVMPERSRLHSHVAELVLDRALIPGFCRLKRQLRWFYRFQQGQTRLYVLYVVVAVLLMLTTLLPFAEIFAGLL; encoded by the coding sequence GTGAATTTTTTTTTGCTGAATCTGGCCCTGATTCTGGTGGCCGGTAGTGGGGTGCCCGGGCTTTTTCTGCCGCGGACTTCGGTCTGGGGGGAGCGGAGCGCGGTTTTCCTGCTGGGACTTGGAGCCTTGTCCGGTTTGATCGGCAGCGGTCGGGTTTTTTTCCTGTCGGCTTTTTCGACCGCTCACGCTTTCCCATGGCCGCCCGCCGGCGGTTCCTGTCTGGGGCTTGACGCTCTGAGCGCCTTTTTCCTGGTGCCGATTTTTGTGATGGGTTTTCTGGGAGCGGTCTTTGGTCTGGGGTATTGGCCGCAGCAGAAAAACCAACACAACGCTTCCGGGTTGCGTTGCTTCTGGGGCACTTTGCTGGCGGGGATGGCCTTGTTGGTGGTCAGTACGCATGCTCTGGCTTTTCTGCTGGGCTGGGAGGTGATGGCGCTTTCGGCCTTTTTTCTGGTTACGACGGAAGACGAGCTTGAAGAATGTCGAAAGAGCGGCCTGGTTTATCTGCTGGCCACTCATTTCGGGACCCTGGTGCTTTTCGGCTTGTTTATTTTCTGGCGACATCTGACTGGATCATTTGCTTTTTTTTCCCCGGCGCTCGGGAGCGTCTCGAGGTTGCAGAGCCATATCCTGTTTTTTCTGGCTTTTGTCGGTTTTGGTCTGAAAGCTGGAATCATGCCGCTGCATTTCTGGTTGCCCGGTGCGCACGCGAACGCGCCCAGTCATGTGTCGGCGGTCTTGTCCGGAGTCATGCTGAAAATCGGGCTTTACGGCTTGATTCGCATCCTTTCCCTGCTGCCTGATCCTCCGGCCTTATGGGGTTGGTTCATTCTGGCGGCCGGAGCCCTGAGCGGTTTATTGGGGGTTATCTTTGCCTTGGCTCAGCATGACCTGAAGCGCCTGCTGGCGTATCACAGCGTTGAAAATATCGGCATTATCTTGCTGGGTCTGGGACTGGCCATGCTCGGCCGCAGCTATGGCCGGCCGGAATGGATTATGCTGGGAATGGCCGGCTGTCTGTTGCACATCTGGAACCACAGTCTTTTTAAATCGTTGCTGTTTCTGGGGTCAGGAGCGATTGTTCACGCGACTCATACCCGCCGCATCGATCAGCTGGGGGGGCTTGCGCAACGCCTGCCCTGGACGGCGGTTCTCTTTCTGATCGGGGCCGTGGCTATCTGCGGTCTGCCGCCTTTGAATGGTTTTGTCAGTGAGTTTTTTGTTTATCTGGGGGTTTTTAAAACCTTTATGGTTCCGGGAAATTCTGGTTTGATGGTGGGGGTCGCAGCTCCGGTTCTGGCCATGATCGGGGCCTTGGCCATAGCTTGTTTCGTCAAGGTCTATGGCGCGGTTTTTCTGGGGACGCCGCGCAGTCCGGCGGCGGCGTCGGCCCCTGAAGCGCCCGGCGTCATGCTTGCTTCCATGCTGGTTCTGGCCGGATTATGTCTGGTTCTGGGCCTGGCGCCGGGGCTGATGGTTCCGGTGCTTGAGCAGGCTATCGCCGCCTGGTTGCCGGTTTCGTTGTCGACCTACAGTCCGACCCTGGCGGGCTTGATTCCCTTTTCCGCCATCAGTTGGTCGGCGTTTCTTCTGCTGAGCCTGGTTTTACTTCCGGTTCTTTGCTTTCGCCGTTGTCGCAAGCCGTGGTCGCGGCGCAAAGTGGTCACCTGGGATTGTGGTTACGCCGCGCCGACGGCCAGGATGCAATACACGGCCTCATCGTTTGCCCGGACTTTACTGGGCTTGTTCGTCTGGGTTCTCAAACCTGAAGTCAGGGGGCCTGAAATCAGAGGCGTAATGCCGGAGAGAAGCCGTCTGCATAGCCATGTCGCCGAGCTGGTTCTGGATCGGGCGCTGATTCCGGGTTTCTGTCGGCTCAAAAGGCAGCTGCGCTGGTTTTATCGTTTCCAGCAGGGACAGACGCGTCTCTATGTTCTGTATGTCGTCGTGGCCGTTTTACTCATGCTGACGACCCTGCTTCCTTTTGCCGAGATCTTCGCCGGCCTGCTTTAA
- a CDS encoding helix-turn-helix domain-containing protein — MNLSVQDIAQLLNVSEDTIHRWIKKSIIPSRKINEQYRFVRSEILEWANARHMKLAPDSFLEKGRNGSTVLPSLVEAISHGGVIYQLPGNDSASVLRSMVALLNLPETVDREFLYQVLLARESLGSTGFGGGVAIPHVRNPVVLNVAKPSVTLCFLEKPIDFQALDGKPVNVLFTLISTTTRVHLHLLSRISYVLHNQRLQDALHEKASQQELLALLTLIEGEIPARN; from the coding sequence ATGAATTTGTCGGTTCAGGACATCGCGCAACTGCTTAACGTCTCCGAGGACACGATTCATCGGTGGATTAAAAAGTCAATCATTCCATCTCGCAAAATCAACGAGCAATATCGTTTTGTGCGCAGCGAGATTCTGGAATGGGCCAACGCCCGGCATATGAAGTTGGCGCCGGATAGCTTTCTGGAGAAAGGACGCAACGGTTCGACGGTTCTGCCCTCTTTGGTGGAGGCGATTAGTCACGGAGGCGTAATCTATCAACTGCCCGGCAACGATTCGGCGTCGGTGCTGCGGTCGATGGTCGCCCTCCTAAATTTGCCCGAAACGGTCGACCGTGAGTTCCTTTATCAAGTGCTTCTGGCGCGGGAAAGTCTGGGTTCAACCGGTTTCGGGGGGGGAGTCGCCATCCCCCATGTGCGCAATCCCGTGGTCTTGAACGTCGCAAAGCCTTCGGTAACCCTTTGTTTTTTAGAAAAACCCATAGATTTCCAGGCTCTGGATGGAAAGCCCGTAAACGTCCTGTTTACCCTGATCAGTACGACGACGCGAGTTCATTTGCATTTATTGTCAAGAATCAGTTATGTTTTACACAATCAACGTCTGCAGGATGCCTTACATGAAAAAGCATCGCAACAAGAGCTGCTGGCCCTGCTGACTCTGATTGAAGGTGAAATTCCAGCGCGAAATTGA